One genomic segment of Actinoplanes ianthinogenes includes these proteins:
- a CDS encoding class I SAM-dependent methyltransferase, with translation MTTRRGTYSFDNDDPIAALRHELLAEILDPFTVERLEREADLTGRRCLEVGAGGGSIAAWLAAQGGQVLATDLKPQHLRAGAGYRVLRHDLVTEPVPEPPWDLIHARLVLSHLPSRVDVLRRLAASLVPEGMLLIEEWASAIRGVVLAAPDASAAELVERYYDILVGQLLPANGNDPAWGCRVHAAMLAAGLTDVTTEVRARSWAGGTAGARLIAVNVEQQRAGMLAAGLTERELGRLCELAEDPRLVVRGILTYSTVGHRA, from the coding sequence ATGACGACGCGGCGGGGGACGTACTCGTTCGACAACGACGACCCGATCGCGGCGCTGCGGCACGAGCTGCTCGCCGAGATCCTCGACCCGTTCACCGTCGAGCGGCTCGAGCGAGAAGCCGACCTCACCGGGCGGCGCTGCCTGGAGGTCGGCGCGGGCGGCGGCAGCATCGCGGCCTGGCTGGCCGCCCAGGGCGGCCAGGTGCTGGCCACCGACCTGAAGCCACAGCACCTGCGGGCCGGTGCGGGCTATCGGGTGCTGCGCCACGACCTGGTGACCGAACCCGTCCCGGAACCACCGTGGGACCTGATCCACGCCCGGCTGGTGCTGTCCCACCTGCCCAGCCGGGTCGACGTTCTGCGACGGCTGGCGGCGTCCCTCGTACCGGAAGGGATGCTCTTGATCGAGGAATGGGCGTCGGCGATCCGCGGGGTGGTCCTCGCCGCGCCGGACGCCAGCGCCGCTGAGCTGGTCGAACGCTATTACGACATCCTGGTGGGGCAGTTGCTGCCGGCGAACGGCAACGATCCGGCGTGGGGGTGCCGGGTGCACGCCGCGATGCTGGCGGCCGGGCTGACCGACGTGACCACCGAGGTGCGGGCCCGGTCCTGGGCGGGCGGCACGGCGGGGGCGCGGCTCATCGCGGTGAACGTCGAGCAGCAGCGGGCCGGCATGCTCGCGGCCGGGCTCACCGAGCGCGAGCTGGGCCGGCTGTGCGAGCTGGCCGAGGACCCGCGGCTGGTGGTGCGGGGGATTCTGACCTATTCGACGGTGGGACACCGCGCGTGA
- a CDS encoding ABC transporter substrate-binding protein, translating to MRRVSAVLAAILATTLLLSGCGDDEQPDNGKPAADKVTYLTAFGAVGRDAFAWVAQEKGYFRDAGIDVTIQLGAATGENLKVLAAGQAQFANLDLTGTWILAGKGQYKDVRTIAAIHQQTLVSIISLEGSAVAKPKDLEGRKLGAATGSVNQLLFPAYATLAGIDQSRVQWVNAPPPQLPALLASGRVDALSTFLIGAKGLEKAAGGKKTIVNPYSAYLPELYGNGLIAPVSITQGNPDLARRFRDAALKGLAYTIEHPQEAAEIMKKAQPAADVTAAVGEITLMTPYVKTSGVIDKQRVAGAIATLEKNKLIPPGSLTPEAVVDFALAPTG from the coding sequence ATGAGGCGTGTCTCCGCCGTGCTCGCCGCGATTCTGGCGACCACGTTGCTGCTCAGCGGATGCGGTGACGACGAGCAGCCGGACAACGGCAAACCCGCCGCTGACAAGGTCACCTATCTCACCGCGTTCGGCGCGGTGGGCCGCGACGCGTTCGCCTGGGTGGCGCAGGAGAAGGGCTATTTCCGGGACGCCGGGATCGACGTCACCATCCAGCTGGGCGCCGCGACCGGGGAGAACCTCAAGGTGCTCGCCGCCGGCCAGGCCCAGTTCGCCAACCTCGACCTGACCGGCACCTGGATCCTGGCCGGCAAGGGGCAGTACAAGGACGTCCGCACGATCGCCGCGATCCACCAGCAGACCCTGGTCTCGATCATCTCGCTGGAGGGCTCCGCGGTCGCCAAGCCGAAGGATCTCGAGGGGCGCAAGCTGGGCGCCGCGACCGGCTCGGTGAACCAGTTGCTCTTCCCGGCCTACGCGACGCTGGCCGGGATCGATCAGAGCAGGGTGCAGTGGGTCAACGCGCCGCCGCCGCAGCTGCCCGCGCTGCTGGCCAGCGGGCGGGTGGACGCGCTGAGCACCTTCCTGATCGGCGCGAAGGGCCTGGAGAAAGCCGCCGGTGGCAAGAAGACGATCGTCAACCCGTACAGCGCGTACCTGCCGGAGCTGTACGGCAACGGCCTGATCGCGCCGGTGAGCATCACCCAGGGCAACCCCGACCTGGCCCGCCGGTTCCGTGACGCGGCGCTCAAGGGGCTGGCGTACACGATCGAGCACCCGCAGGAGGCCGCCGAGATCATGAAGAAGGCGCAGCCCGCCGCGGACGTGACCGCAGCGGTCGGCGAGATCACGCTGATGACGCCGTACGTGAAGACGTCCGGGGTGATCGACAAGCAGCGGGTGGCCGGCGCCATCGCGACCCTGGAGAAGAACAAGCTGATCCCGCCGGGCAGCCTGACCCCGGAAGCGGTCGTCGACTTCGCGCTGGCCCCGACGGGCTGA
- a CDS encoding aminotransferase class IV has protein sequence MAHVEINGGPASVEAVHRVATWNYGHFTSMQVRQRAVAGLALHLHRLRDGSRELFPERAAPSERTIVELVRHALGDQKDASVRVTVVPAGSDPEGVDVMVSVSEPAPDAAGAPLRVRTVTYERELPHLKHVATLGLTYHYLAARAAGFDDALFVARDGRISEGSVWNVAFWDGERVIWPDAPQLTGITMQVLRLGLKKLGIPDEQRTLTAASLPGMRAAAAANSRCPAQPIATIGETTLPDSAEFAALLREAWRAMPWDDL, from the coding sequence GTGGCACATGTGGAGATCAACGGCGGCCCGGCTTCCGTCGAGGCGGTCCATCGGGTCGCGACCTGGAACTACGGGCACTTCACGTCGATGCAGGTCCGGCAGCGCGCCGTGGCCGGTCTGGCGCTCCATCTCCATCGGCTCCGGGACGGGTCGCGGGAGCTCTTCCCGGAGCGGGCGGCGCCTTCCGAGCGCACGATCGTCGAGCTCGTCAGGCACGCGCTCGGTGATCAGAAGGACGCCTCGGTTCGCGTCACCGTCGTCCCCGCCGGTTCGGACCCGGAGGGCGTCGACGTCATGGTGTCCGTCTCCGAGCCGGCCCCGGACGCCGCGGGCGCGCCGCTGCGGGTGCGGACCGTCACCTACGAGCGGGAACTGCCGCACCTCAAGCACGTGGCGACCCTGGGCCTGACCTATCACTACCTCGCGGCCCGCGCGGCGGGATTCGACGATGCCCTCTTCGTCGCCCGGGACGGCAGGATCAGTGAGGGGTCGGTCTGGAACGTCGCGTTCTGGGACGGCGAGCGGGTGATCTGGCCGGATGCCCCGCAGCTCACCGGCATCACGATGCAGGTGTTGCGGCTCGGCCTGAAGAAGCTCGGCATCCCCGACGAGCAACGAACGCTCACCGCCGCCTCACTGCCCGGCATGAGAGCCGCCGCCGCGGCCAACTCCCGCTGCCCGGCCCAGCCCATCGCCACCATCGGCGAAACCACCCTGCCCGACTCCGCGGAGTTCGCAGCTCTGCTGCGGGAGGCCTGGCGCGCGATGCCCTGGGACGATCTCTGA
- a CDS encoding NAD(P)H-dependent glycerol-3-phosphate dehydrogenase has translation MRITVLGAGSWGTTVASVLTRRDHESLIWARNPETADEINAKHSNERYLEGFSLPARLRATSDLAEAASHAELLVVGVPTGAFRDTLERVRPDLHPWIPVVSLSKGLERDSLLRMTEVIKEVLPGHPAAALTGPNLAKEIMSGMAAATVIATEDLTVATEIQRVFRRGLLRVYTNHDVIGCEVGGALKNVVAIATGIAQGLGVGDNTRAGVISRGLAELTTLAVAMGGEPSTLAGLAGMGDLVATCISPHSRNRHVGEQLGRGRSLDDILAEMGQVAEGVKTVHAAVQLADRHGLPMPITRTIHRVITGDITAERAYAGLLRSHPAGHESEPG, from the coding sequence ATGAGGATCACTGTGCTGGGGGCTGGTTCGTGGGGTACGACGGTCGCTTCCGTGCTCACCCGGCGCGATCATGAATCGTTGATCTGGGCGCGTAATCCGGAGACGGCGGACGAGATCAACGCCAAGCACAGCAACGAGCGTTATCTCGAGGGCTTTTCGCTTCCGGCTCGGCTTCGGGCCACCTCGGATCTGGCGGAGGCGGCGTCGCACGCGGAGCTGCTGGTCGTGGGTGTGCCGACCGGCGCGTTCCGGGACACGCTGGAGCGGGTGCGGCCGGACCTGCACCCGTGGATTCCGGTGGTGAGCCTCAGCAAGGGGCTGGAGCGTGACTCGCTGCTGCGGATGACCGAGGTGATCAAGGAGGTGCTGCCGGGGCACCCCGCCGCCGCGCTCACCGGGCCGAACCTGGCCAAGGAGATCATGTCCGGGATGGCGGCGGCCACGGTGATCGCGACCGAGGATCTGACCGTGGCGACCGAGATCCAGCGGGTGTTCCGCCGGGGGCTGCTGCGCGTCTACACCAACCACGACGTGATCGGCTGCGAGGTCGGTGGCGCGCTGAAGAACGTGGTGGCGATCGCCACCGGCATCGCGCAGGGGCTGGGCGTCGGCGACAACACCCGGGCCGGAGTGATCTCCCGCGGGCTGGCCGAGCTGACCACCCTCGCGGTCGCGATGGGCGGCGAGCCGAGCACGCTTGCCGGGCTGGCCGGGATGGGCGACCTGGTGGCGACGTGCATCAGCCCGCACAGCCGCAACCGGCACGTGGGCGAGCAGCTCGGCCGCGGGCGCAGCCTGGACGACATCCTCGCCGAGATGGGGCAGGTCGCCGAGGGCGTCAAGACGGTGCACGCCGCCGTCCAGTTGGCCGACCGCCACGGCCTGCCCATGCCGATCACCCGCACGATCCACCGTGTCATCACCGGCGATATCACCGCCGAACGCGCCTACGCCGGCCTCCTGCGCTCCCACCCGGCCGGTCACGAGTCCGAACCCGGCTGA
- a CDS encoding SgcJ/EcaC family oxidoreductase — protein sequence MTITHERQAEIAAIEQVVASVEHAQRHELVDEFVALFREDAVWTTGAGKLLLGRDAIAAFTREVLPGAMKDLIPSYEVVHVLFIRPDVAAVKVRQRYFSPDGALVAEMGEGSPLYVMSREAGRWLLTANQNTLVAADPQP from the coding sequence ATGACCATCACGCATGAACGGCAGGCGGAGATCGCCGCCATCGAGCAGGTCGTTGCGAGCGTGGAGCACGCGCAGCGGCACGAGTTGGTGGACGAATTCGTCGCACTCTTCCGGGAGGATGCCGTGTGGACGACCGGTGCCGGAAAGCTGCTCCTGGGGCGGGACGCGATCGCCGCCTTCACCCGGGAGGTGTTGCCGGGCGCGATGAAGGACCTCATTCCTTCGTACGAGGTGGTGCACGTGCTGTTCATCCGCCCGGATGTGGCGGCGGTCAAGGTCCGGCAGCGGTACTTCTCACCGGACGGTGCCCTGGTGGCCGAGATGGGTGAGGGCAGTCCGCTCTACGTGATGTCCCGGGAGGCCGGCCGCTGGCTCCTCACCGCCAACCAGAACACGCTGGTGGCCGCCGACCCCCAGCCCTGA
- a CDS encoding PPOX class F420-dependent oxidoreductase — protein MSVIPDSHVDLLERPLFGHLGTVRHDGQPQVNPMWFSYDGEFLYFTNTTIRRKFQNLKADPRISLSVTDPDQPYRYLEVRGVLERTDPDPGTEFFAKLADRYGMRFDGPPGDAEHRVVLVVRPTAVSFQ, from the coding sequence ATGAGTGTCATCCCGGACAGCCATGTCGACCTTCTCGAGCGCCCGCTCTTCGGCCACCTCGGTACCGTTCGCCACGACGGCCAGCCGCAGGTCAACCCGATGTGGTTCAGCTATGACGGGGAGTTTCTGTATTTCACGAACACCACGATCCGCCGCAAGTTTCAGAATCTTAAGGCCGATCCCCGGATCAGCCTCTCGGTGACCGATCCGGACCAGCCCTACCGCTACTTGGAGGTCCGCGGCGTCCTGGAGCGCACCGATCCGGATCCGGGCACCGAGTTCTTCGCCAAGCTCGCCGACCGTTACGGCATGCGGTTCGACGGGCCGCCCGGCGACGCCGAGCACCGCGTCGTCCTGGTGGTCCGCCCCACCGCCGTCAGCTTCCAGTAG
- a CDS encoding MarR family winged helix-turn-helix transcriptional regulator, with translation MELGDRLGLVIKRAEQALIARKTAALREFELTVPQYAALLLLASAEGMSAAQLARESMVTPQTMSTVLANLEAKGLITRAPSPMHQKLVVNRVTPAGHAVLADADAAASRIEGRLAAAFSDAERAQLQTLLERAIGELTRE, from the coding sequence ATGGAACTGGGTGATCGCCTCGGTCTCGTCATCAAACGAGCCGAGCAGGCGCTGATCGCGCGGAAGACCGCGGCGCTGCGGGAGTTCGAGCTGACGGTGCCGCAATACGCCGCGTTGCTGCTGCTGGCGTCGGCCGAGGGGATGTCGGCGGCACAGCTGGCCCGGGAGTCGATGGTGACGCCGCAGACCATGTCCACGGTGCTGGCCAACCTGGAGGCGAAAGGCCTGATCACCCGGGCGCCGTCCCCGATGCACCAGAAGCTGGTGGTGAACCGCGTGACACCGGCCGGGCACGCCGTGCTGGCGGACGCCGACGCCGCGGCAAGCCGGATCGAGGGCCGGCTTGCCGCCGCGTTCAGCGACGCGGAACGTGCTCAGTTACAGACACTGCTGGAACGCGCGATCGGCGAGCTCACGCGCGAGTGA
- the ileS gene encoding isoleucine--tRNA ligase — translation MYRPVPAQVDLPALDHAILRFWREHDVFGQSLRQSAGRPEWVFYEGPPTANGMPGAHHIEARVFKDVFPRYRTMKGFHVARKAGWDCHGLPVELAVEKELGFTGKQDIEAYGVAEFNAKCRDSVTRHTDAFTELTHRMGYWVDMDDAYRTMDPEYIDSVWWSLKQIFDKGLLVEDFRVAPWCPRDQTTLSDHELDQGYEIDVDPSVYVRFPLTSGPLAGAASLLVWTTTPWTLVSNTAVAVHPSVTYAVVTDGKERLVVAEPLIPEGWTPTGETYQGKELERWTYQPPFQLVDVPDAHIVILASYVTTDSGTGLVHQAPAFGADDLASCRAYGLPMVNPVRRDGTFEPEIELVGGMFFREANAPLVEELRESGRLFRHEPYEHKYPHCWRCHTALIYYAQPSWYVRTTAVRDAMLRENERTNWQPANLKHGRYGDWLTNNVDWALSRNRYWGTPLPIWRCPDGHLTCIGSRAELSTLTGRDLSGLDPHRPFIDEVTFACPECGVEATRVPEVIDGWYDSGSMPFAQFGYPYQNRELFESRFPAQFISEAIDQTRGWFYTLMAVSTLVFDRSSYENVVCLGHILAEDGRKMSKHFGNILEPIPLMDQHGADAVRWYMAAVGSPWSARRVGHAALQEVVRKVLLTYWNTVAFQALYGRTAGWTPTAADPAPEQRSALDRWVLSELQQLITKVDAALAAFDPHETGKLIAAFIDDLSNWYVRRSRRRFWRGDPAALATLHEALRTVTLLMAPITPFVSEQVWQDLIVPVDPQAPQSVHLAAFPEADAALVDQRLSAQMATTRRLVELGRTARSESGLKIRQPLSRALVSSGADLPSELLDEIAAELNVNAVEPLAGSFVDTTAKANFRALGKRFGKAVQQVAAAIQAADAADLKTSLRTTGAATVTVGDEQVVLAVDEVVITETPREGWAVASDAGATLALDLHLTPELRRAGLARDAIRQIQEARKSSGLEVSDRIRLRYRAEAETALTLTEHGDLVADEVLATDFASGEPDWSDPQAFTDESIGLTFWLTRA, via the coding sequence ATGTATCGTCCGGTTCCCGCCCAGGTTGATCTTCCCGCTCTCGACCACGCGATCCTGCGTTTCTGGCGTGAGCACGACGTCTTCGGGCAGAGCCTGCGCCAGTCCGCAGGCCGTCCCGAGTGGGTCTTCTACGAGGGCCCGCCGACCGCGAACGGGATGCCCGGCGCGCACCACATCGAGGCGCGCGTCTTCAAGGACGTGTTCCCGCGCTACCGGACGATGAAGGGCTTCCACGTGGCCCGCAAAGCCGGGTGGGACTGTCACGGCCTGCCGGTCGAGCTGGCCGTGGAGAAAGAGCTGGGCTTCACCGGCAAGCAGGACATCGAGGCCTACGGCGTCGCCGAGTTCAACGCCAAGTGCCGCGACTCGGTGACCCGGCACACCGACGCGTTCACCGAGCTCACCCATCGCATGGGCTACTGGGTCGACATGGACGACGCCTACCGCACGATGGACCCGGAATACATCGACTCGGTGTGGTGGTCGCTCAAGCAGATCTTCGACAAGGGTCTGCTGGTCGAGGACTTCCGGGTGGCGCCGTGGTGCCCGCGCGACCAGACCACGCTCTCCGACCACGAGCTGGACCAGGGCTACGAGATCGACGTCGACCCGTCGGTCTACGTGCGGTTCCCGCTGACCTCCGGTCCGCTCGCGGGCGCCGCGTCGCTGCTGGTCTGGACGACCACACCGTGGACCCTGGTGTCCAACACCGCGGTCGCGGTGCACCCCTCGGTGACCTATGCGGTCGTCACCGACGGCAAGGAGCGACTGGTGGTCGCCGAGCCCCTGATCCCGGAGGGCTGGACGCCCACCGGCGAGACATATCAGGGCAAGGAGCTGGAGCGCTGGACCTACCAGCCACCGTTCCAGCTGGTCGACGTGCCGGACGCGCACATCGTGATCCTGGCGAGTTATGTGACCACCGACAGCGGCACCGGCCTGGTGCACCAGGCGCCGGCGTTCGGCGCGGACGACCTGGCCAGCTGCCGCGCCTACGGGCTGCCGATGGTGAACCCGGTCCGGCGGGACGGGACGTTCGAGCCGGAGATCGAGCTGGTCGGCGGCATGTTCTTCCGCGAGGCGAACGCGCCGCTCGTCGAGGAGCTGCGGGAGAGCGGGCGGCTGTTCCGGCACGAGCCCTACGAACACAAGTATCCGCACTGCTGGCGGTGCCACACCGCCCTGATCTACTACGCCCAGCCATCGTGGTATGTGCGCACCACCGCCGTGCGCGACGCCATGCTCCGGGAGAACGAGCGGACCAACTGGCAGCCGGCCAACCTCAAACACGGCCGCTACGGTGACTGGCTCACCAACAATGTCGACTGGGCGCTGTCCCGCAACCGTTACTGGGGCACCCCGCTGCCGATCTGGCGCTGCCCGGACGGCCACCTGACCTGCATCGGCTCGCGGGCGGAGCTGTCCACCCTGACCGGCCGTGACCTGTCCGGTCTGGATCCGCACCGGCCGTTCATCGACGAGGTGACCTTCGCGTGCCCCGAGTGCGGCGTGGAAGCGACCCGTGTCCCCGAGGTCATCGACGGCTGGTATGACTCCGGTTCGATGCCGTTCGCCCAGTTCGGCTACCCCTATCAGAACCGGGAGCTGTTCGAGTCCCGCTTCCCCGCCCAGTTCATCTCGGAGGCTATCGACCAGACCCGCGGCTGGTTCTACACGCTGATGGCCGTCAGCACCCTGGTCTTCGACCGCTCGTCGTATGAGAACGTCGTCTGCCTCGGCCACATCCTCGCCGAGGACGGCCGCAAGATGTCCAAGCACTTCGGCAACATCCTCGAGCCGATCCCGCTGATGGACCAGCACGGCGCCGACGCGGTCCGCTGGTACATGGCTGCCGTCGGCTCCCCGTGGTCGGCCCGGCGCGTCGGTCACGCGGCGTTGCAGGAGGTGGTCCGCAAGGTCCTGCTGACGTATTGGAACACCGTCGCCTTCCAGGCACTCTACGGCCGGACCGCGGGCTGGACGCCGACCGCGGCGGACCCGGCGCCCGAGCAGCGATCCGCCCTGGACCGCTGGGTTCTCTCCGAGTTGCAGCAGCTCATCACGAAGGTCGACGCCGCCCTGGCCGCCTTCGACCCGCACGAGACCGGCAAGCTGATCGCCGCGTTCATCGACGACCTCTCCAATTGGTACGTCCGGCGCAGCCGTCGCCGGTTCTGGCGCGGTGACCCGGCCGCTCTCGCCACCCTGCACGAGGCGCTCCGCACCGTGACGCTGCTGATGGCGCCGATCACCCCGTTCGTCAGCGAGCAGGTCTGGCAGGACCTGATCGTCCCGGTCGACCCGCAGGCCCCGCAGTCGGTGCACCTGGCCGCGTTCCCGGAGGCGGACGCAGCACTCGTCGACCAGCGACTCTCCGCGCAGATGGCGACCACGCGGCGACTGGTCGAGCTGGGTCGCACCGCCCGCTCTGAGTCCGGTCTCAAGATCCGCCAGCCGTTGTCCCGCGCGCTCGTCTCCAGCGGCGCGGACCTGCCGTCCGAGTTGCTCGACGAGATCGCCGCGGAGCTCAACGTCAACGCGGTCGAGCCGCTGGCCGGTTCGTTCGTCGACACCACGGCCAAGGCCAACTTCCGGGCCCTGGGCAAGCGGTTCGGCAAGGCCGTCCAGCAGGTCGCGGCCGCGATCCAGGCGGCTGACGCCGCAGACCTCAAAACCAGTTTGCGTACGACCGGAGCGGCGACCGTGACAGTCGGCGACGAACAGGTCGTTCTCGCCGTGGACGAGGTCGTGATCACCGAGACGCCCCGCGAGGGCTGGGCCGTCGCCTCGGACGCCGGGGCGACCCTGGCACTGGACCTGCACCTCACGCCGGAACTGCGGCGGGCCGGCCTGGCTCGCGACGCGATTCGGCAGATCCAGGAGGCCCGCAAGTCGAGTGGTCTGGAGGTCTCCGACCGGATCCGGCTGCGTTACCGTGCCGAGGCGGAGACCGCGCTGACCCTGACCGAGCACGGCGACCTGGTCGCCGACGAGGTTCTGGCCACCGACTTCGCCAGCGGCGAGCCGGACTGGAGCGACCCCCAGGCCTTCACCGACGAGTCGATCGGACTGACCTTCTGGCTCACTCGCGCGTGA
- a CDS encoding group I truncated hemoglobin — translation MGGQTAVTAAVDALYRVVLADERLSDYFQGLDLGRLKGHMVALLSQVLGGPAEYTGRDLRGAHLGLGVVPAHYDLVGAYLLGILAGLGADDDVLAAVRGVLRESAADVVE, via the coding sequence GTGGGCGGGCAGACCGCGGTGACGGCCGCGGTCGACGCGTTGTACCGGGTCGTTCTCGCTGATGAGCGGCTGTCCGATTACTTCCAGGGGCTGGATCTGGGCCGGCTCAAAGGGCACATGGTCGCGCTGCTCAGCCAGGTGCTCGGCGGTCCGGCGGAGTACACCGGACGGGATCTGCGCGGCGCGCACCTCGGACTCGGCGTCGTGCCGGCGCACTATGACCTGGTCGGGGCCTATCTGCTCGGGATTCTGGCCGGGCTGGGCGCGGACGACGACGTGCTGGCCGCGGTGCGTGGCGTGCTGCGCGAGTCGGCCGCCGACGTGGTCGAGTGA
- a CDS encoding carbon-nitrogen hydrolase family protein, producing MRVSILVGQVPAVWDVATNLATVRDVVEEARAGDVVVLPEGLLSGYGEDLSPLEGLDPAELAAAIGQVEQLARRHGVHVFCGSLLPEGGGWANAGLYFAADGGHQVYRKINLAMNERGPLRAGDSLPTYTVAGADGSRFVAGMQLCREIRFPEQWQYLAAAGAELLLYLTNAANPNEPAGVWRSHLISRAAENQRFLASANVVSPDQHCPSMVVSPRGEVLAELPAGQRGLLRHTVDLGETSGWYLGQRRRDVVSLTYHGS from the coding sequence ATGCGAGTGTCGATCTTGGTGGGTCAGGTGCCCGCGGTCTGGGACGTGGCGACGAACCTGGCAACCGTGCGGGACGTCGTCGAGGAGGCCCGGGCCGGGGACGTCGTGGTGCTGCCGGAGGGGCTGCTGTCCGGTTACGGCGAGGATCTGAGCCCGCTCGAAGGCCTCGACCCGGCCGAGTTGGCGGCCGCGATCGGGCAGGTGGAGCAGCTCGCCCGGCGGCACGGGGTGCACGTGTTCTGCGGATCGCTGCTGCCGGAGGGCGGTGGGTGGGCGAACGCCGGGCTCTACTTCGCCGCCGATGGTGGTCACCAGGTCTATCGGAAGATCAACCTGGCGATGAACGAGCGGGGGCCGCTGCGGGCCGGTGACAGCCTGCCGACCTACACAGTTGCCGGGGCGGACGGCTCGCGGTTCGTCGCCGGGATGCAACTGTGCCGGGAGATCCGGTTTCCGGAGCAGTGGCAGTATCTGGCGGCGGCCGGGGCTGAGCTGCTGCTCTACCTGACCAACGCGGCCAACCCCAACGAACCGGCCGGGGTCTGGCGGAGCCATCTGATCAGCCGGGCGGCGGAGAACCAGCGATTCCTGGCGTCGGCCAACGTCGTCAGCCCGGATCAGCACTGCCCGAGCATGGTGGTGTCGCCGCGCGGCGAGGTGCTCGCGGAGTTGCCCGCCGGGCAGCGCGGTCTGCTGCGGCACACCGTCGACCTCGGTGAGACCAGCGGCTGGTACCTCGGCCAACGCCGCCGGGACGTCGTCTCCCTGACCTACCACGGCAGCTGA
- a CDS encoding STAS domain-containing protein, which translates to MSKNSSADYDVIPLTGELDTDSAGELRQRLMSVASTSTASTIVLDLSRLDFISAGCVRVIVEFWNTMTGQGRDVQVGGLHGMPERVFDILDLTPILARRAETADGVRGVHAGD; encoded by the coding sequence GTGTCCAAAAATTCTTCTGCCGACTATGACGTGATCCCTCTGACCGGCGAGCTCGACACCGATTCGGCAGGCGAGCTGCGTCAGCGGTTGATGAGCGTCGCCTCCACGAGCACGGCCTCCACGATCGTGCTGGATCTGTCCCGCTTGGACTTCATCAGTGCCGGCTGCGTCCGGGTGATCGTCGAGTTCTGGAACACCATGACGGGCCAGGGCCGGGACGTGCAGGTCGGCGGCCTGCACGGCATGCCGGAGCGGGTCTTCGACATCCTCGACCTGACGCCGATCCTGGCCCGCCGGGCGGAAACCGCCGACGGCGTCCGGGGTGTTCATGCCGGAGACTGA